GGCTCAGTCGTCCTCCGCGCCGTGCAGCCGACGGCGGACCGACAGCAGCTCGACCTCGGGGCGGTCGGCCACCAGCCGCTCGCACGAGTCCAGCACCTCGCGGACGTGTGCCGCCTCGGCGGCCACCACGGCCACCCCGATCTCGGCCCGCCCGTGCAGGTCGAGCGCGCCCACCTCGGCGGCCGACACCTCGAAGCGGCGCAGCGCCGCCACGATCGGCCGTACA
This genomic interval from Micromonospora sp. CCTCC AA 2012012 contains the following:
- a CDS encoding DUF503 domain-containing protein, whose protein sequence is MFTGTAVFDLLLPGDSRSLKTKRSYVRPIVAALRRFEVSAAEVGALDLHGRAEIGVAVVAAEAAHVREVLDSCERLVADRPEVELLSVRRRLHGAEDD